In Bernardetia litoralis DSM 6794, the genomic window TTCTATCTCCCAACGTTGTTTATACAGCTCAAAAGCGTTTTCTAAAAAAACAGGTGAAGCAAGATAAATATATCCTTTTTGTGTCCTACTTACAGATAAATATACCTCTACCCCATTGACTATAAAAACACCATCTAAATGATATGTTTCTGAAATAGCCAGTCCTCTACACCATGCTGCAATTGACTTTGTTTTACCCTTTCTAGTCGCTTTAAAATTAGACTTTAGTCGCATTACAAAATCAACGTTTTTTCTTGACAGATAAGTAAACCATTTTTGACCTACAAACTCCCTATCTGCTACAATAGAAGAAATAGACAGATTAGGAAAAATAGATAAAAAACGTTCTATTAATTCGATACGCTCTTCAGTAGAAGAGTTTCCTTTTTTTGGAAAAACAGACCAAATAAGAGGAGTTGAAACATTCTTATAGGCTGCTGAAAGCAACAAAACATTTACATTTTTTTTACCCACTTTCCAATTGGTACGGTCAAGACATAAAACAATATCCTTCCACTTATCCATACCTTGTAAAGAAACAATTAAACGAGTAATTGCCTTAAAATCAAGGTGATAATCATTTAAAAAGCGTTCAATACGACGTAAAGAGGAGCTGCATTCTACATTCCGTTCAAAAGCCGTAGCAATTTGAATTAATCCTCCTAAGCCTACTTTTATAACAGCTATTACAAAAAGACCTATAAATTGAACTCGTGCAAGATGAAACTCTGTCAAATGAGAAGATAAAACAGTAACTAATTTTGTAACTTTACTACTAGAAGCATACTTTGCTTTTGCCATAATTGAGAAAATTTTGTGAGAAAAATTTTGTAAGAAACTCAATTATGGCTTTTTTTATCTTCTTTCAAAATCTTTTGTCAGAGGACTGAGAAAAAGGCTTTAAAAGGTTGATTTATTAGACAAACATTTTCTTTATTTTA contains:
- a CDS encoding IS4 family transposase translates to MAKAKYASSSKVTKLVTVLSSHLTEFHLARVQFIGLFVIAVIKVGLGGLIQIATAFERNVECSSSLRRIERFLNDYHLDFKAITRLIVSLQGMDKWKDIVLCLDRTNWKVGKKNVNVLLLSAAYKNVSTPLIWSVFPKKGNSSTEERIELIERFLSIFPNLSISSIVADREFVGQKWFTYLSRKNVDFVMRLKSNFKATRKGKTKSIAAWCRGLAISETYHLDGVFIVNGVEVYLSVSRTQKGYIYLASPVFLENAFELYKQRWEIETLFKALKTQGFKLENTKLTEPEKIAKLLALCSIAFVWCYKVGEWKHKTTKIRVCSNGHNEYSFFRYGLLEIKKILNNPMIKEAKFNQKIKVLSME